A part of Jiangella alba genomic DNA contains:
- a CDS encoding DUF4041 domain-containing protein, translated as MRFNPPPGWPQPPAEWVPPVGWKPDPSWPPVPDGWELWLPDVEAPATPTAETAFADALLTASDDAELEPTRSLPSIAPVTSAASAAMAAAGPAVVASSTPAPAATGTDPSTLLRRIAHLEAALSAAQTMGGGDVVELEDQRVLQDAGIYRYHHPLEDAAAYKERLADINSAVDELVKTGQAVLAADLFTFDGSLAKGRKMVGDLSKLMLRAYNAEADNCVRSLRSGNISTAKRRLEKAMTAIERLGAVMEMRINPDYHQLRVQELELTADYQVKVQEEKERAREERELLREQRKVEQELAAERERLEKEKAHYESVLGALRAKGDDAAADELVGRLAEIEQAIETNDYRTANIRAGYIYVISNIGALGPDIVKIGMTRRLEPRDRVRELGDASVPFLYDTHALFFSDDAVALENELHRAFAHRRVNLVNERREFFFATPAEVRQVLMQKVGGLLEFTETPEAGEYHQSRGRWPVAGLRPA; from the coding sequence ATGCGGTTCAATCCGCCTCCGGGATGGCCGCAGCCGCCAGCCGAGTGGGTACCACCGGTGGGCTGGAAGCCCGACCCGTCATGGCCGCCTGTCCCGGATGGCTGGGAGCTGTGGCTTCCCGACGTCGAGGCTCCAGCAACGCCAACGGCCGAGACGGCGTTCGCGGATGCCCTGCTGACCGCTTCCGATGACGCGGAGCTCGAGCCCACTCGATCTCTCCCGTCAATCGCGCCAGTCACGTCGGCTGCGTCCGCCGCGATGGCGGCAGCGGGGCCTGCGGTTGTCGCGTCTTCGACTCCGGCGCCCGCCGCCACAGGAACTGACCCCTCCACGCTGCTGCGGCGCATTGCGCACCTCGAAGCCGCACTGTCCGCCGCTCAGACCATGGGCGGCGGCGACGTCGTAGAACTGGAGGACCAACGGGTTCTCCAAGACGCCGGAATCTATCGATACCACCATCCGCTGGAGGACGCGGCCGCCTATAAAGAGCGGCTCGCTGACATCAACTCTGCCGTCGACGAACTCGTGAAGACTGGCCAAGCCGTCCTCGCAGCGGACCTTTTCACCTTTGATGGTTCGCTCGCCAAAGGACGCAAGATGGTCGGCGACCTCTCCAAGCTCATGCTCCGTGCCTACAACGCCGAAGCGGACAACTGCGTCCGGTCGCTGCGGTCGGGGAACATCTCAACCGCAAAAAGGCGGCTGGAGAAGGCGATGACGGCCATCGAGAGGCTCGGCGCTGTCATGGAGATGCGCATTAATCCTGACTATCACCAACTTCGGGTCCAGGAGCTCGAACTCACCGCGGACTACCAGGTGAAGGTCCAGGAAGAGAAGGAGCGAGCGCGCGAGGAACGCGAGCTGCTACGCGAGCAGCGCAAGGTCGAGCAGGAACTCGCCGCAGAACGTGAACGGCTGGAGAAGGAGAAGGCGCACTACGAGAGTGTCCTAGGGGCGCTTCGGGCGAAGGGCGACGACGCGGCTGCGGACGAGCTCGTGGGACGGCTTGCCGAGATCGAGCAGGCCATCGAAACCAACGACTACAGGACAGCGAACATTCGGGCCGGTTACATCTACGTCATCTCCAACATCGGCGCCCTCGGCCCCGACATTGTCAAGATCGGTATGACTCGGCGCCTCGAACCACGCGATCGAGTCCGAGAGCTCGGCGACGCGTCGGTCCCGTTCCTTTACGACACCCATGCGCTCTTCTTCTCTGACGACGCTGTCGCACTGGAGAACGAGCTTCACAGGGCGTTCGCGCATCGTCGGGTGAACCTCGTCAACGAGCGACGCGAGTTCTTCTTCGCCACGCCTGCGGAGGTCCGGCAGGTGCTGATGCAGAAGGTCGGCGGCCTACTCGAATTCACCGAAACACCCGAGGCAGGTGAGTATCACCAGAGTCGTGGCCGGTGGCCGGTGGCCGGACTCCGCCCCGCCTGA
- a CDS encoding 5-formyltetrahydrofolate cyclo-ligase: MTTTVREAKRALRERILTRRRELDATALAAAAGRLRDVVLGLPEVAAASTVALYVSVGREPGTGPLVEALSDDGVDVLLPVLLPGGDLDWARYTGPRGLVPAARGLLEPDGERLGPDAVTAAAVLLVPGLAVDRRGHRLGRGGGSYDRVLARQLASSPPAFTCVLLHDGEVLDMPVPREPHDVPVDAAATPGGAHRLR; this comes from the coding sequence GTGACGACGACGGTGCGCGAGGCCAAGCGGGCGTTGCGCGAGCGCATCCTGACCCGCCGCCGCGAACTCGACGCCACGGCGCTGGCGGCGGCCGCGGGCCGGTTGCGCGACGTCGTACTCGGTCTGCCCGAGGTGGCCGCGGCGTCGACGGTCGCTCTGTACGTGTCTGTCGGACGCGAGCCCGGCACCGGGCCGCTCGTCGAGGCGCTCAGCGACGACGGCGTCGACGTGCTGCTGCCGGTGCTGCTGCCCGGCGGCGACCTCGACTGGGCCCGGTACACCGGGCCGCGCGGTCTGGTGCCGGCGGCGCGGGGGCTGCTCGAGCCCGACGGCGAGCGGCTCGGACCGGACGCGGTGACGGCGGCGGCCGTGCTGCTGGTGCCCGGCCTGGCCGTCGACCGGCGGGGGCACCGGCTGGGGCGGGGCGGCGGGTCCTACGACCGCGTGCTGGCCCGGCAGCTCGCGTCGTCGCCGCCGGCGTTCACCTGCGTGCTGCTGCACGACGGCGAAGTGCTGGACATGCCGGTCCCCCGCGAGCCGCACGACGTCCCGGTCGATGCCGCGGCCACGCCGGGTGGGGCGCACCGGCTGCGCTGA
- the glp gene encoding gephyrin-like molybdotransferase Glp: MKRVADHLSDILAAVRPLSELDFQLLDAHGCVLTEDVIAPWSLPQFDNTAMDGYAVVADDVAGASADEPVELPVVADIPAGDARVNAIGPGLAARIMTGAPMPSGADAIVPVEDTDAGTVRVRINAPAKPGAHIRRAGGDVQEGDVVLGAGTYLGAAQIGLLAAVGRDRVVVRPRPRVVVVSTGSELVEPGYPLSAGQISESNSFTLTAAAREAGAVAYRVPPVPDDKDRLLGLIEDQLIRADMVITTGGVSAGAYDIVKEVLSGLGTVKFDAVAMQPGKPQGFGTIGDDRTPIFALPGNPVSAFVSFEVFVRPAIRKMLGSPRLHRPSAKAVLQERLRSPEGRRQFARARVQTAQDGSYQVRPIGAQQSHLMGDLAYANALIVVPEHVTEVAAGQVVDTVLLERRRE; encoded by the coding sequence GTGAAGCGCGTCGCCGACCATCTCTCGGACATCCTCGCGGCGGTCCGGCCGCTGAGCGAGCTCGACTTCCAGCTGCTCGACGCCCACGGCTGCGTCCTCACCGAGGACGTCATCGCGCCGTGGTCCCTGCCGCAGTTCGACAACACCGCCATGGACGGCTATGCCGTGGTGGCCGACGACGTCGCCGGTGCGTCCGCCGACGAGCCGGTCGAGCTGCCCGTCGTCGCCGACATCCCGGCCGGCGACGCCCGGGTCAACGCCATCGGGCCGGGGCTGGCCGCGCGCATCATGACCGGCGCGCCGATGCCGTCCGGCGCCGACGCCATCGTGCCGGTCGAAGACACCGACGCCGGCACGGTCCGGGTCCGCATCAACGCTCCGGCCAAGCCGGGCGCGCACATCCGGCGGGCCGGCGGCGACGTCCAGGAGGGCGACGTCGTGCTGGGCGCCGGGACGTACCTCGGCGCCGCGCAGATCGGCCTGCTCGCCGCCGTCGGCCGCGACCGCGTCGTGGTGCGCCCGCGCCCCCGCGTCGTCGTCGTCTCCACGGGCAGCGAGCTGGTCGAGCCCGGCTACCCGCTGAGCGCCGGGCAGATCTCCGAGTCCAACTCGTTCACGCTGACGGCCGCCGCGCGCGAGGCCGGCGCCGTCGCCTACCGCGTCCCGCCGGTCCCCGACGACAAGGACCGCCTGCTCGGCCTCATCGAGGACCAGTTGATCCGCGCCGACATGGTCATCACCACCGGCGGGGTCAGCGCCGGCGCCTACGACATCGTCAAAGAGGTGCTCTCCGGCCTCGGCACCGTGAAGTTCGACGCCGTCGCCATGCAGCCGGGCAAGCCGCAGGGCTTCGGCACCATCGGCGACGACCGCACGCCGATCTTCGCGCTCCCCGGCAACCCGGTCAGCGCGTTCGTCTCGTTCGAGGTGTTCGTGCGCCCGGCCATCCGCAAGATGCTCGGCTCGCCGCGGCTGCACCGTCCCAGTGCGAAGGCCGTCCTGCAAGAGCGGCTGCGCTCGCCCGAGGGCCGGCGGCAGTTCGCCCGGGCACGCGTGCAGACCGCGCAGGACGGGTCGTACCAGGTGCGGCCCATCGGCGCGCAGCAGTCGCACCTCATGGGCGACCTCGCCTACGCCAACGCGCTGATCGTCGTGCCCGAGCACGTCACCGAGGTCGCGGCCGGCCAGGTCGTCGACACCGTCCTGCTGGAACGGCGGCGGGAATGA
- the galU gene encoding UTP--glucose-1-phosphate uridylyltransferase GalU, whose translation MTAAHTGQHGAVTKVVIPVAGLGTRFLPATKATPKEMLPVVDKPAIQYVVEEAVAAGLSDVLLVTGRNKDAIENHFDRAWELEKALEAKGDQERLRRVMKSQVLGDIHYVRQGDPRGLGHAVLCGALHVGNEPFAVMLGDDLIDPRDPLLPHMLDVQKRHGGSVIALIEVPAELAHMYGCASVEPAEDDVMRVTDLVEKPEPGTAPSNLAVIGRYVLNPAVFDVLRQTEPGRGGEIQLTDALKTLADMPADQGGGVHAVVFRGRRYDTGDRLDYLRTIVSLASERSDLGVDFRAFLREFVAQLPPRLRMTE comes from the coding sequence ATGACTGCAGCGCACACGGGACAGCACGGCGCGGTGACGAAGGTGGTCATCCCGGTCGCGGGCCTCGGCACGAGGTTCCTGCCGGCCACCAAGGCGACGCCGAAGGAGATGCTGCCGGTCGTCGACAAGCCGGCCATCCAGTACGTCGTCGAGGAGGCGGTCGCGGCGGGACTGTCCGACGTGCTGCTGGTCACCGGGCGCAACAAGGACGCCATCGAGAACCACTTCGACCGCGCCTGGGAGCTCGAGAAGGCGCTCGAGGCCAAGGGCGACCAAGAGCGGCTGCGACGGGTCATGAAGTCGCAGGTCCTGGGCGACATCCACTACGTCCGCCAGGGCGACCCCCGTGGCCTCGGCCACGCCGTCCTCTGCGGCGCGCTGCACGTCGGCAACGAGCCGTTCGCCGTCATGCTCGGCGACGACCTCATCGATCCCCGCGACCCCCTGTTGCCGCACATGCTCGACGTCCAGAAGCGCCACGGCGGCAGCGTCATCGCGCTCATCGAGGTCCCGGCCGAGCTGGCTCACATGTACGGCTGCGCATCCGTCGAGCCGGCCGAGGACGACGTCATGCGGGTCACCGACCTCGTCGAGAAGCCCGAGCCCGGCACCGCGCCGAGCAATCTCGCCGTCATCGGCCGGTACGTGCTGAATCCGGCCGTCTTCGACGTGCTGCGCCAGACCGAGCCCGGCCGCGGCGGCGAGATCCAGCTGACCGACGCGCTCAAGACGCTCGCCGACATGCCCGCTGACCAGGGCGGCGGCGTCCACGCGGTGGTGTTCCGCGGCCGCCGCTACGACACTGGCGACCGCCTCGACTACCTGCGCACCATCGTCAGCCTGGCCAGCGAGCGCAGCGACCTCGGCGTCGACTTCCGTGCGTTCCTGCGCGAGTTCGTTGCGCAGCTTCCCCCGAGGTTGAGGATGACTGAGTGA
- a CDS encoding MogA/MoaB family molybdenum cofactor biosynthesis protein, whose product MRALVVTVSTRAATGVYEDRGGPLIVAGLSDAGFEVSEPVVVPDGDDVGAALRSAVAEGYDVVVTTGGTGLSPTDHTPEQTRHVLDAEVPGLAEAIRAYGVAAGVPTAALSRGVAGRAGRTLIVNLPGSPGGVRDGLAVLTPVLPHAVDQLRGGDHDRPGGGS is encoded by the coding sequence ATGAGAGCCCTGGTCGTGACGGTGTCCACGCGCGCGGCCACGGGGGTGTACGAGGACCGCGGGGGACCGCTGATCGTCGCGGGACTGAGCGACGCGGGGTTCGAGGTGTCCGAGCCGGTCGTCGTGCCCGACGGCGACGACGTCGGGGCCGCGCTGCGTTCTGCCGTCGCCGAGGGCTACGACGTCGTCGTCACCACGGGCGGCACCGGGCTCAGCCCGACCGACCACACGCCCGAGCAGACCCGTCACGTTCTCGACGCCGAGGTCCCGGGGCTGGCCGAGGCGATCCGCGCCTACGGCGTCGCCGCCGGCGTGCCCACCGCCGCGCTCTCCCGCGGCGTCGCCGGACGGGCCGGCCGCACGCTGATCGTCAACCTCCCGGGCTCGCCCGGCGGCGTGCGCGACGGTCTCGCCGTCCTCACGCCGGTCCTCCCGCACGCCGTCGACCAGCTCCGCGGCGGCGACCACGACCGTCCGGGCGGTGGGTCGTGA
- the moaC gene encoding cyclic pyranopterin monophosphate synthase MoaC produces the protein MSSGFTHLDDQGAARMVDVSGKDVTVRTATASGRVLVAPAVVAALRAGDVPKGDALAVARLAGIMGAKKTPDLVPLCHPLALHGVDVSLDVLDDAVRIVAVVRTADRTGVEMEALTAVATAALTVVDMVKSIDKGAVITDVRIEEKTGGKSGTWRRA, from the coding sequence ATGAGCTCTGGCTTCACCCACCTGGACGATCAGGGTGCGGCGCGCATGGTCGACGTCTCCGGCAAGGACGTGACGGTCCGGACGGCGACGGCGTCGGGTCGCGTGCTGGTCGCGCCGGCCGTGGTCGCGGCGTTACGGGCCGGTGACGTGCCCAAGGGCGACGCGCTCGCCGTCGCGCGGCTGGCCGGCATCATGGGCGCGAAGAAGACGCCCGACCTCGTTCCGCTGTGTCACCCGCTGGCGCTGCACGGCGTCGACGTGTCGCTGGACGTTCTGGACGACGCCGTGCGCATCGTCGCCGTCGTGCGCACCGCCGACCGCACCGGCGTCGAGATGGAGGCGCTGACCGCCGTCGCGACTGCCGCGCTGACCGTCGTCGACATGGTGAAGTCCATCGACAAGGGCGCCGTCATCACGGACGTCCGCATCGAGGAGAAGACCGGCGGCAAGTCCGGGACCTGGCGGCGAGCATGA
- a CDS encoding SNF2-related protein — MWPGIQANDEAGLRKVVDPSTFVRGLMYAQHGAVTNVEWGTGEGLLTGRVAGSARRPYSTVAVLKQAGAGQYTFVEGRCNCPVGFDCKHVVALVVTALSGGEPGRGPAGEAKALDWQRSLDSLLGDGTPAPNRDPRAAIAVELTLSSKPRATGRWDDAAGTRPRVLARLVRPGRGGWVAGDLSWSRLRLRPELVAGPIEQLRWLRQFFLLYEAGRSDTTYSPYGRDEKHLDLTAFESGQLWALLDEAARLGVRFVRGKKGGDVDGYRAARVSLDVTEDEAGGLEVVPLLTVDGEDDEVAPVRFIGDDGHGVVYAPRADVDATTNVQAWRFGLAKLDHPAGRELQQLVLDDVRLTVPATDFGRFRDEYVPRLRRLAAVESSDGSFEPPEISGPTLVARATYGDGHGLELDWEWQYQIGEAARRVPLGEPAPDGVGDGFRDGAAERALLAGLDPGLLGSAGRAGQRRRFDGLDTMRFSTEALPRLRDLDDVEVEVTGEPADYREVGDSLVVGVSAEESQGETDWFDLGVTITADGRDVPFTDVFTALARDEPYLLLSDGGYFSLEKPELQSLRRLMDEARALGDGAGDGTRISRFQAGLWDELAALGVVTHQADSWQRQVQGLLALADLDDDAVPPATLRAQLRPYQLDGYRWLTFLWEHRLGGILADDMGLGKTLQALALFCHAKQTDADLPPFLVVAPTSVVSNWVTEAARFAPGLTVVPVTDTLRRRGRPIEDVVAGADVVVTTYTLLRLDADAYAQVTWSGLVLDEAQHVKNHQSKTYQAARRLPAPVKLAVTGTPVENNLMELWSQLSIAAPGLFPHPGRFEEYYGKPIERQGDAERLAQFRRRIKPLVLRRTKEQVAADLPEKQEQVLEVDLHPKHRKVYDKYLQRERQRILGLLDDVDKNRFTILRSLTLLRQLSLHAGLVDDAHGGLASAKIELLIEQLGDVIDGGHRALVFSQFTGFLGLVRERLEAAGIEYCYLDGATRRRDEVIGRFKEGTAPVFLISLKAGGFGLNLTEADYCFILDPWWNPATEAQAVDRTHRIGQTRNVMVYRLIAADTIEQKVMALKDRKAKLAASVMDDGNAFGNRLGVDDIRQLLE; from the coding sequence ATGTGGCCGGGCATCCAGGCGAACGACGAGGCGGGTCTGAGGAAGGTGGTGGACCCGTCGACGTTCGTGCGTGGGCTGATGTATGCGCAGCATGGCGCGGTCACGAACGTGGAGTGGGGGACGGGCGAAGGGCTGCTGACGGGGCGGGTGGCGGGGAGTGCTCGGCGGCCGTACTCGACGGTGGCCGTGCTGAAACAGGCGGGCGCGGGCCAGTACACGTTCGTCGAGGGGCGGTGTAATTGCCCGGTCGGGTTCGACTGCAAGCACGTCGTCGCGCTGGTGGTGACGGCGTTGAGCGGCGGCGAGCCGGGGCGCGGGCCGGCGGGGGAGGCCAAGGCACTCGACTGGCAGCGGTCGCTCGACTCCCTGCTGGGCGACGGCACGCCGGCGCCGAACCGTGATCCGAGGGCGGCCATTGCCGTCGAGTTGACGTTGTCGAGCAAGCCGCGGGCGACGGGGCGGTGGGACGACGCCGCGGGGACGCGGCCGCGGGTGCTCGCGAGACTGGTGCGGCCGGGCCGCGGCGGCTGGGTCGCCGGCGATCTCAGCTGGTCACGGCTCCGGCTGCGACCCGAACTCGTCGCCGGGCCGATCGAGCAGCTGCGATGGTTGCGCCAGTTCTTCCTGCTCTACGAGGCCGGCCGCAGCGACACCACCTACTCACCGTACGGGCGCGACGAGAAGCACCTCGACCTGACGGCGTTCGAGTCGGGCCAGCTGTGGGCGCTGCTCGACGAGGCCGCGCGGCTGGGCGTCCGGTTCGTCCGCGGCAAGAAGGGCGGCGACGTCGACGGATATCGGGCCGCGCGGGTGAGCCTCGACGTCACGGAGGACGAGGCCGGCGGGCTCGAGGTCGTCCCGCTACTCACCGTCGACGGGGAGGACGACGAGGTCGCGCCGGTCCGGTTCATCGGCGACGACGGGCACGGCGTGGTCTACGCGCCGCGCGCCGACGTCGACGCCACCACGAACGTGCAGGCCTGGCGGTTCGGCCTCGCCAAGCTGGACCATCCGGCCGGCCGCGAGCTGCAACAACTCGTCCTCGACGACGTCCGGCTGACGGTGCCCGCGACCGACTTCGGGCGGTTCCGCGATGAGTACGTGCCGCGGCTGCGGCGGCTGGCGGCGGTCGAGTCGTCGGACGGGTCCTTCGAGCCGCCGGAGATCTCCGGCCCGACGCTGGTCGCGCGGGCGACGTACGGCGACGGGCACGGGCTGGAGCTCGACTGGGAGTGGCAATACCAGATCGGCGAGGCCGCGCGCCGGGTGCCGTTGGGTGAGCCGGCCCCGGACGGTGTGGGCGACGGCTTCCGCGACGGTGCGGCGGAACGGGCGTTGCTGGCCGGCCTCGATCCAGGGCTGCTGGGATCCGCCGGCCGCGCCGGACAACGTCGCCGGTTCGACGGGCTCGACACCATGCGGTTCAGCACCGAGGCGCTGCCCCGGCTGCGCGACCTGGACGACGTCGAGGTCGAGGTGACGGGCGAGCCGGCCGACTATCGGGAGGTCGGCGACTCCCTGGTCGTCGGCGTCTCGGCGGAAGAGAGCCAGGGCGAGACCGACTGGTTCGACCTCGGCGTCACCATCACCGCCGACGGGCGCGACGTCCCGTTCACCGACGTGTTCACGGCGCTGGCGCGCGACGAGCCGTATCTGCTGCTGTCCGACGGCGGGTACTTCTCGCTGGAGAAACCCGAGCTGCAGTCGCTGCGCCGGTTGATGGACGAGGCGCGGGCACTCGGCGACGGGGCCGGCGACGGCACCAGGATCAGCCGCTTCCAGGCCGGGCTCTGGGACGAGCTGGCCGCGCTGGGCGTCGTCACGCACCAGGCCGACAGCTGGCAGCGTCAGGTCCAGGGGCTCCTGGCGCTCGCCGACCTCGACGACGACGCCGTCCCGCCCGCCACGCTGCGCGCGCAGCTGCGCCCGTACCAGCTCGATGGCTACCGCTGGCTGACGTTCCTGTGGGAGCACCGCCTCGGCGGCATCCTGGCCGACGACATGGGCTTGGGCAAGACGCTGCAGGCGCTGGCGCTGTTCTGTCACGCGAAACAGACCGACGCCGACCTGCCGCCGTTCCTCGTCGTCGCGCCGACGAGTGTGGTGTCGAACTGGGTGACCGAGGCGGCTCGCTTCGCGCCCGGGCTCACCGTCGTGCCGGTCACCGACACGCTGCGCCGCCGCGGCCGGCCGATCGAGGACGTCGTGGCCGGCGCTGACGTCGTCGTCACCACGTACACGCTGCTGCGGCTCGACGCCGACGCGTATGCGCAGGTCACGTGGTCGGGGCTGGTGCTCGACGAGGCGCAGCACGTGAAGAATCACCAGTCGAAGACGTACCAGGCGGCGCGGCGGCTGCCGGCGCCGGTCAAGCTCGCCGTCACCGGCACGCCGGTCGAGAACAACCTGATGGAGCTGTGGTCCCAGCTGTCCATCGCCGCGCCCGGCCTGTTCCCGCACCCGGGCCGGTTCGAGGAGTACTACGGCAAGCCGATCGAGCGGCAGGGCGACGCCGAGCGACTGGCCCAGTTCCGCCGTCGCATCAAACCGCTGGTGCTGCGCCGGACGAAGGAGCAGGTGGCCGCGGACCTCCCGGAGAAACAGGAGCAGGTGCTCGAGGTCGACCTCCATCCGAAGCACCGCAAGGTCTACGACAAGTACCTGCAACGCGAGCGGCAGCGCATCCTCGGCCTGCTCGACGATGTCGACAAGAACCGGTTCACCATCCTGCGCTCGCTCACCCTGTTGCGGCAGCTCAGCCTGCACGCCGGCCTGGTCGACGACGCGCACGGCGGGCTGGCCAGCGCCAAGATCGAGCTCCTGATCGAGCAGCTCGGCGACGTCATCGACGGCGGGCACCGGGCGCTGGTGTTCAGCCAGTTCACCGGGTTCCTCGGCCTGGTGCGCGAGCGGCTCGAGGCTGCCGGCATCGAGTACTGCTACCTCGACGGTGCCACGCGCCGGCGCGACGAGGTGATCGGCCGGTTCAAGGAGGGCACGGCGCCGGTCTTCCTGATCAGCCTCAAGGCCGGCGGGTTCGGGCTCAACCTCACCGAGGCCGACTACTGCTTCATCCTCGACCCCTGGTGGAACCCGGCCACGGAGGCACAGGCCGTCGACCGCACCCACCGCATCGGCCAGACCCGCAATGTCATGGTGTACCGCCTGATCGCCGCCGACACCATCGAGCAGAAGGTCATGGCGCTCAAGGACCGCAAGGCCAAGCTGGCCGCCAGCGTCATGGACGACGGCAACGCGTTCGGCAACCGCCTCGGCGTCGACGACATCCGGCAGCTGCTGGAGTAG
- a CDS encoding YceI family protein — MNDSAGVRLWNGAMLPTPGVFQIDPAHTTAGFVARHLMVTQVRGRFENVEGTVHIAEDPLDSSANAVIDTTSITTGAAERDAHLRSADFLDVETFPKMSFISRQVHGGASGPKWTVVNGQMQRRRRGGAGKFVVVGELTIKGVTRPIELDVSLDGVKGDPWGGERLALSATGEIDREAYGMTWNVALEAGGWLVSQKVQIEIRAQAIRMT, encoded by the coding sequence ATGAACGACTCTGCTGGCGTGCGGCTGTGGAACGGGGCGATGCTCCCGACGCCGGGCGTCTTCCAGATCGATCCTGCGCACACCACCGCCGGCTTCGTCGCCCGGCACCTGATGGTGACGCAGGTGCGCGGCCGGTTCGAGAACGTCGAGGGCACGGTGCACATCGCCGAGGATCCGCTCGACTCGTCCGCGAACGCCGTCATCGACACCACGTCCATCACGACCGGCGCCGCCGAGCGTGACGCGCACCTGCGCAGCGCCGACTTCCTGGACGTCGAGACGTTCCCGAAGATGAGCTTCATCTCGCGGCAGGTGCACGGTGGCGCGTCCGGGCCCAAGTGGACGGTCGTCAACGGTCAGATGCAGCGCCGTCGCCGGGGCGGCGCCGGCAAGTTCGTCGTCGTCGGCGAGTTGACGATCAAGGGTGTGACGCGCCCGATCGAGCTGGATGTCTCTCTCGACGGCGTCAAGGGCGATCCCTGGGGCGGCGAGCGGCTCGCGCTGTCCGCCACCGGCGAGATCGACCGCGAGGCATACGGCATGACCTGGAACGTCGCGCTCGAGGCCGGCGGCTGGCTGGTGTCGCAGAAGGTGCAGATCGAGATCCGGGCACAAGCGATCAGGATGACCTGA
- a CDS encoding NADPH:quinone reductase, with protein sequence MKAIVHDQSGAADVLRLTERPVPEPGPGEVRLRVVVSGVNPTDWKTRSGGFGAVPGTEAVPNQDGSGVIDAVGDGVGGLAVGDRVWVTQAAYQRPGSGTAQEYTVVPVERVFVLPDGAGFDLGAAVGIPAGTAHRALTVAEDGPTRLGPGALDGRVVLVAGGAGAVGNAAIQLARWAGATVIATVSSDAKAALATSAGAHHVVRYGGGADVAAAVRAIVPDGVDLVVEVAAGANAATNAGVLKPRGTVAIYANNGDQPFDLDVRAYMGLNARLQFVLLYTVGWDKLRAAGDDINAAVAAGALRIGEDAGLLVHHFALDQTSAAHRAVEDGATGKVLITVADA encoded by the coding sequence ATGAAGGCGATCGTGCACGACCAGTCCGGCGCGGCCGACGTTCTCCGGCTGACCGAGCGGCCTGTCCCGGAGCCTGGCCCCGGCGAGGTGCGCCTTCGGGTCGTCGTCTCCGGGGTGAACCCGACCGACTGGAAGACGCGCAGCGGCGGCTTCGGTGCGGTGCCCGGCACCGAGGCGGTGCCCAACCAGGACGGGTCCGGCGTCATCGACGCGGTCGGCGACGGCGTCGGCGGGCTGGCCGTCGGCGATCGGGTGTGGGTGACGCAGGCGGCGTACCAGCGGCCCGGCAGCGGGACGGCGCAGGAGTACACCGTCGTGCCGGTCGAGCGGGTGTTCGTGCTGCCCGACGGCGCCGGCTTCGACCTCGGCGCGGCGGTCGGCATCCCGGCGGGGACGGCGCATCGGGCGCTGACGGTCGCCGAGGACGGGCCGACGCGGCTGGGTCCGGGCGCGCTGGACGGACGCGTCGTGCTCGTTGCTGGCGGTGCGGGGGCCGTCGGGAATGCCGCGATCCAGTTGGCCCGCTGGGCCGGCGCCACCGTCATCGCGACGGTGAGCTCCGACGCGAAGGCCGCCCTTGCCACGTCCGCCGGCGCCCACCACGTCGTGCGATACGGCGGCGGCGCCGACGTCGCCGCGGCCGTCCGCGCCATCGTCCCCGACGGCGTCGACCTCGTCGTCGAGGTGGCGGCCGGCGCCAACGCCGCGACGAACGCCGGCGTGCTGAAGCCGCGCGGCACGGTCGCGATCTACGCCAACAACGGCGACCAGCCGTTCGACCTCGACGTGCGCGCGTACATGGGCCTGAACGCGCGGCTGCAGTTCGTGCTGCTCTACACCGTCGGCTGGGACAAGCTCCGCGCTGCCGGCGACGACATCAACGCAGCTGTCGCCGCCGGCGCGCTGCGCATCGGCGAGGACGCCGGCCTGCTCGTGCACCACTTCGCCCTCGACCAGACCTCCGCCGCCCACCGCGCCGTCGAGGACGGCGCCACCGGCAAGGTCCTCATCACCGTCGCCGACGCCTGA
- a CDS encoding GNAT family N-acetyltransferase — MRARSTRLGWPVELNEGPVGLRPLHARDLRVWSEVRQRSESWLRPWEATPPPPADPYTMSFRQMVRLHAAQGRADESLPWAVTYNGRLAGQLNVSNIIWGSARMGTVGYWLDVDLAGHGIMPTAVAMAVDYCFFVCGLHRLEVNIRPENRASLRVVEKLGFREEGLRPKLLHIDGEWRDHRSFALTSEDVPEGLLRRWRSSRMAP, encoded by the coding sequence GTGAGAGCCCGGTCGACCCGGTTGGGCTGGCCGGTCGAGCTGAACGAAGGCCCCGTCGGGCTGCGGCCGCTGCACGCCCGCGACCTGCGCGTGTGGTCGGAGGTGCGGCAGCGCAGCGAGTCCTGGCTGCGGCCGTGGGAGGCGACGCCCCCGCCGCCGGCCGACCCGTACACCATGAGCTTCCGGCAGATGGTGCGCCTGCACGCCGCGCAGGGCCGCGCCGACGAGTCGCTGCCGTGGGCCGTCACGTACAACGGGCGGCTGGCCGGGCAGCTCAACGTCTCGAACATCATCTGGGGCTCGGCCCGCATGGGCACCGTCGGCTACTGGCTCGACGTCGACCTCGCCGGCCACGGCATCATGCCCACCGCCGTCGCCATGGCCGTCGACTACTGCTTCTTCGTGTGCGGCCTGCACCGGCTCGAGGTGAACATCCGGCCGGAGAACCGCGCGTCGCTGCGGGTGGTCGAGAAGCTCGGCTTCCGCGAAGAGGGGTTGCGGCCGAAGCTGCTGCACATCGACGGCGAGTGGCGCGACCACCGCTCGTTCGCGCTGACCTCCGAGGACGTCCCCGAAGGGCTGCTGCGACGGTGGCGTTCGTCGCGTATGGCGCCCTGA